One stretch of Balneola sp. MJW-20 DNA includes these proteins:
- a CDS encoding DUF349 domain-containing protein: MSDLEQEKKSAEKENTAETEKQVNKAEKSPESDTATEQVDVAEKEAPVKESNADPADSEEAEITPEQADNAEGPETADSDEDAGEDTDSVPYYKEILERAKEVAVQEDWAFVTTELSNLAQQITEGPESSDDEVRALIDAFEQTREEFEQRKQAHYDELNRKKEENLARKKELLKQLSDIISEEKWTATKEVGQIRSKWDNIKLLPNSEKDTINERYEELLAEFDDHKVDRLVKKLQKEEENLELKLLLLDKMDSTTKKLGEEEADYKALNKEFNDLLAQWRKVGRVPSEKNEAVWDRYNTAQDAFNTYRLKHDKKYREKIEKSLSKKKNLIKEAEALVDMKNIAKAARKVNKLHKAWKKTGNLPQKDENDLWDQFKAATDAFNQKKSDNIEVLRDQEEENYEKKKELVQKAAEAKTTDDFDAGHQLMQDLMEQWKKIGPVPRKKSSKIWKKFKAEMDEFYDRRRDHFKEQRKDHKENLARKNEILEKLRELGKHEDPALAVEEAKKLQQSFKDAGHVPIKVKNKIWKEYREACDVIYDRYRALGSDLGMERKLAAEGIDPKARKEIIKYEKEIGKLKKEISSIESEVIQYKEAKTYFKPTNKGNKLIDELQEKIDKAEEKLDDKADRVYELKKKIDLITAAAEADEAEESTGEEE; the protein is encoded by the coding sequence GTGTCTGACCTGGAGCAAGAAAAAAAATCAGCAGAAAAAGAGAATACTGCTGAAACTGAAAAACAAGTAAATAAGGCGGAAAAATCCCCTGAATCAGACACTGCTACAGAGCAGGTTGATGTAGCAGAGAAGGAAGCCCCTGTAAAAGAATCCAATGCGGATCCGGCAGACTCCGAAGAAGCTGAGATAACCCCTGAGCAAGCTGATAATGCAGAGGGCCCCGAAACAGCAGATAGTGATGAAGATGCTGGTGAGGACACTGATAGTGTGCCTTATTACAAGGAGATACTGGAAAGGGCAAAAGAAGTTGCAGTTCAGGAAGACTGGGCTTTCGTAACCACGGAACTATCCAATCTAGCTCAGCAGATCACCGAAGGACCGGAATCATCAGACGACGAGGTCAGAGCATTGATCGATGCGTTCGAGCAGACACGGGAAGAATTTGAGCAGCGCAAACAAGCGCACTACGATGAACTGAATCGTAAAAAAGAAGAAAATCTTGCCCGCAAAAAAGAATTACTGAAGCAACTCTCTGATATAATCAGTGAAGAGAAGTGGACAGCGACCAAAGAAGTAGGGCAGATCCGTTCGAAGTGGGATAATATTAAACTCCTGCCCAACAGTGAGAAAGATACTATTAATGAGCGTTACGAAGAATTACTCGCTGAATTCGATGACCATAAAGTAGATCGGCTGGTAAAGAAACTTCAGAAAGAAGAGGAAAACCTGGAGCTGAAGCTGCTTCTTCTCGACAAGATGGATTCGACCACTAAAAAGCTGGGAGAAGAAGAGGCTGATTATAAGGCATTGAATAAAGAATTCAATGATCTGCTGGCACAATGGAGGAAAGTAGGTCGCGTACCATCAGAGAAGAATGAAGCAGTATGGGACCGATATAATACCGCTCAGGATGCATTTAATACCTATCGACTGAAGCACGATAAGAAGTACCGGGAAAAGATCGAGAAATCACTTTCCAAGAAAAAGAACCTTATCAAAGAAGCGGAAGCTCTGGTAGATATGAAGAATATTGCCAAAGCAGCCCGTAAGGTGAACAAGCTTCATAAGGCGTGGAAGAAAACAGGTAATCTTCCTCAGAAAGATGAAAATGATCTGTGGGATCAGTTTAAAGCCGCAACGGATGCATTCAATCAGAAGAAGTCTGATAACATAGAGGTTCTCCGGGACCAGGAAGAAGAGAATTACGAGAAAAAGAAAGAGCTGGTACAGAAAGCAGCCGAGGCTAAGACTACAGATGATTTCGATGCCGGACACCAGCTCATGCAAGACCTCATGGAGCAGTGGAAGAAGATCGGCCCCGTGCCCCGGAAAAAGTCTTCTAAGATCTGGAAGAAGTTTAAAGCTGAGATGGATGAGTTTTATGACCGGCGCAGAGATCATTTTAAAGAACAGCGCAAAGATCATAAGGAGAACCTGGCCCGGAAGAATGAGATCCTGGAAAAACTTAGGGAACTAGGAAAGCATGAAGATCCTGCTCTGGCAGTTGAAGAAGCTAAAAAACTACAACAGTCTTTTAAGGATGCAGGTCACGTTCCTATTAAAGTGAAGAACAAGATCTGGAAAGAGTACCGGGAAGCCTGTGACGTTATTTATGACCGTTACCGGGCACTGGGATCAGATCTTGGGATGGAAAGAAAGCTGGCTGCTGAAGGTATAGATCCAAAAGCCAGGAAAGAGATCATCAAATATGAGAAAGAGATCGGAAAACTGAAGAAGGAGATCTCTTCGATTGAAAGTGAGGTTATACAATATAAAGAGGCTAAAACCTACTTCAAGCCAACTAACAAAGGAAATAAGCTGATCGATGAGCTTCAGGAGAAGATCGACAAGGCCGAAGAAAAGCTTGATGATAAAGCCGATCGTGTATATGAATTAAAGAAAAAGATTGACCTCATTACTGCAGCGGCAGAAGCGGATGAGGCAGAAGAAAGTACCGGTGAAGAAGAATAA
- a CDS encoding mechanosensitive ion channel family protein gives MENFNISPETLTSFVVEYGVNILAAIATLVVGLWIVKFIIKGVSKALVKSNVEAALQTFLKSLISMLLKVMVYISALGVLGVQMTSFIAVLGAAGLAVGLALQGSLANFAGGVLILFFKPFRVGDFIEGGGESGTVERIDILHTVLVTPQNQTIVIPNGGLANSAITNYSKKEVRRVDFAVGIGYTSDPKTARAVMLELLNADERTLQEPAAPIVVMTNLGDSSLDLSVRAWVKSEDYWKYYWENLEKIKEELDKAGVEIPFPQRDVHIYNED, from the coding sequence ATGGAAAATTTCAATATATCTCCGGAAACACTTACATCATTTGTAGTGGAATATGGAGTGAATATTCTTGCTGCCATCGCCACACTGGTAGTCGGTTTATGGATCGTCAAGTTCATCATTAAAGGGGTCTCTAAAGCGCTGGTGAAGAGTAATGTTGAAGCTGCATTGCAGACTTTTTTGAAAAGCCTCATCAGTATGTTGCTGAAAGTGATGGTATATATTTCTGCACTCGGCGTGCTGGGTGTACAAATGACCTCCTTCATTGCAGTTCTGGGTGCTGCCGGCCTGGCAGTGGGTCTTGCGCTTCAGGGTAGCCTTGCAAACTTTGCAGGCGGTGTATTAATTCTCTTTTTCAAGCCCTTCCGTGTTGGAGATTTTATTGAAGGCGGAGGAGAATCGGGTACAGTAGAACGTATTGACATTCTGCATACGGTACTTGTAACTCCCCAGAATCAGACGATCGTAATTCCAAACGGTGGACTGGCAAATTCTGCCATCACTAATTATTCTAAAAAAGAAGTCAGACGGGTAGATTTTGCTGTTGGTATAGGATATACATCAGATCCCAAGACCGCACGTGCAGTTATGCTGGAACTTTTGAATGCAGATGAAAGAACATTGCAGGAACCAGCTGCTCCTATCGTAGTGATGACCAATCTGGGAGACAGTTCGCTGGATCTGTCTGTGAGAGCATGGGTTAAATCAGAGGATTACTGGAAATATTACTGGGAAAATCTCGAGAAGATAAAAGAAGAACTCGATAAAGCAGGTGTGGAGATCCCATTCCCACAAAGAGATGTTCATATTTATAATGAAGACTGA
- a CDS encoding Dps family protein — MEVNIGISEEHREKIAEGLKKVLADSYLLYLKTHNYHWNVTGELFHQLHEQFEGQYNELAEAIDEIAERIRALGFRAPGSFKEFKELTSIEEDTDQPKAMEMVRRLALGNEAVIRTAREALKPANEAEDEATVDLLTERLTVHSKTAWMLRSHLEN, encoded by the coding sequence ATGGAAGTAAATATTGGAATATCAGAGGAGCACAGAGAAAAGATCGCAGAAGGCCTGAAAAAGGTACTTGCTGATTCTTACCTTTTATACCTGAAAACTCACAATTATCACTGGAATGTAACCGGTGAGCTTTTTCATCAGTTACATGAGCAATTTGAAGGTCAATATAACGAACTGGCCGAAGCGATTGATGAGATCGCAGAGAGGATCCGCGCCTTAGGATTCAGGGCTCCGGGAAGTTTTAAAGAGTTCAAAGAGCTTACGTCGATCGAAGAAGACACTGATCAGCCCAAAGCAATGGAAATGGTCCGGCGCTTAGCACTGGGGAATGAAGCAGTGATCCGAACTGCCCGGGAAGCACTGAAACCGGCGAATGAAGCGGAAGATGAAGCAACAGTAGATCTTCTCACAGAACGACTTACGGTACACTCTAAAACAGCGTGGATGTTAAGAAGTCATCTGGAAAACTGA
- a CDS encoding histidine phosphatase family protein gives MKQIHLLRHAKSSWDDPDLRDFERPLAERGKTDAPRMGRFIRMIDHKPDVICSSTAFRAKETTQLFIEGAKMDESVIKWNEDLYFNGPSAYMECIRQTPDRFESLMLVGHNPNMEEIATRLSGGKEKVSFRMPTAALICFETFAHKWSDVGPSTCQVKWMMIPKILNKLMD, from the coding sequence ATGAAGCAGATACATTTACTTCGACACGCTAAGAGTAGCTGGGATGACCCGGACTTAAGGGATTTTGAGCGCCCCCTGGCAGAGAGAGGAAAGACCGACGCCCCGAGAATGGGAAGGTTCATAAGGATGATCGATCATAAACCGGATGTGATCTGTTCCTCAACGGCTTTCCGGGCAAAAGAGACGACTCAGTTATTTATTGAAGGAGCAAAGATGGATGAATCTGTCATTAAATGGAATGAAGATCTTTATTTCAATGGTCCCTCAGCCTATATGGAATGTATCAGGCAAACACCGGATAGGTTTGAGTCTCTAATGCTCGTGGGACATAATCCTAACATGGAAGAAATTGCTACCCGGTTATCAGGGGGTAAGGAAAAAGTTTCATTCAGAATGCCAACAGCTGCCCTGATCTGTTTTGAGACTTTTGCTCATAAATGGAGTGATGTGGGGCCTTCAACCTGTCAGGTTAAGTGGATGATGATCCCTAAGATCCTGAATAAACTAATGGATTGA
- a CDS encoding YihY/virulence factor BrkB family protein, protein MISRFIKQSWKIIQNSVLNFIDDNGFQFSAAVSFYSLFSLAPVIMIISYVLGAVLGDETVFRELMRYLETAVGSETAEAAGLLLDTVSTDSQRTIYLLVSIAILVVSSTTIFVQLKESFNQIFRVKSKEGVLFIKILIDRGVALLVIGLFGIALLLSLMIDSVMIYLFDFLLKDYESIQLILAGVVGNIFVLLTLFLLVLMMFYLLPDVKVGRKPLVIGSLITTLLLLAGKFIVGVIIGNSSLSQINGAASSIVVMLLWVYYSSIIIFYGAELIRAIASETEKGIEAGTYAEKYKLVKQKTEGNKRAK, encoded by the coding sequence ATGATCAGCAGATTTATAAAACAAAGCTGGAAGATTATTCAGAATTCTGTTCTGAACTTCATAGATGATAACGGATTCCAGTTTAGTGCTGCAGTTTCATTTTATTCCTTGTTTTCTCTTGCACCTGTCATTATGATCATCAGTTATGTATTGGGTGCTGTACTCGGAGACGAAACGGTTTTTCGTGAGCTCATGCGTTATCTGGAAACAGCAGTTGGCTCTGAAACAGCTGAAGCTGCAGGGTTACTGCTTGACACGGTAAGTACAGATTCTCAAAGGACCATATATTTACTGGTAAGTATCGCGATATTGGTGGTGTCATCAACAACCATCTTTGTACAATTAAAAGAATCATTCAATCAGATCTTCAGAGTTAAGTCAAAAGAAGGGGTTCTGTTTATTAAGATCCTGATAGATCGCGGAGTGGCTTTGCTGGTGATAGGATTATTCGGGATAGCCCTGCTTTTGTCACTGATGATAGACTCGGTAATGATCTACTTGTTCGACTTTCTTCTTAAGGATTATGAATCAATACAATTGATCCTTGCGGGTGTAGTAGGAAATATATTTGTGCTGCTCACACTCTTTTTACTGGTACTGATGATGTTTTATTTGTTGCCGGATGTTAAAGTGGGACGAAAGCCGTTGGTAATAGGCAGTTTAATTACCACATTATTATTGCTGGCAGGAAAATTTATAGTGGGTGTCATAATCGGAAATAGTTCTTTAAGCCAGATCAATGGTGCAGCCTCATCTATTGTAGTAATGCTCTTATGGGTATACTATTCAAGTATCATCATTTTTTATGGAGCGGAACTCATCAGGGCGATCGCATCAGAGACTGAAAAAGGTATCGAGGCGGGAACTTATGCAGAGAAGTATAAGCTGGTAAAACAAAAAACAGAAGGGAATAAGAGGGCTAAATGA
- a CDS encoding MATE family efflux transporter, which produces MSNLSVPLLGAVDTAIVGRLEFVYYLGAIAVGSVIFDFIFWGFGFLRMGTTGLVAQEYGADNEKQTRWILLRVLTVALGSSVAILLLQIPLIELSMKIIGASAEVEQYTRIYYNIRIFSAPATLCLFGLNGWFLGMQNAAYPMIVTIFLNGTNILLNLLFVLYFGMNVDGVAYGTLIASYLSMILAVSLYLYKYGSVKVDFDLKELLDTHELKRFFSVNRDILIRTLCLIFSYAFFTAKSAELGDTILAANTILLQMWYISSYGTDGFAYAAESLVGRFVGAKDGVNLIKAVKGTMVWGLSLGLLGTVTYYFLDREIIYLFTNKPEVINTALSMIIWLIIAPLINAVSFIWDGVFIGATATKPMRNSMLIATIIVFLPVYFIAEPYGGMHALWMAMTGFMVARGLILSLYAPKHIFKLAGK; this is translated from the coding sequence TTGAGTAATCTGTCGGTGCCCCTCCTTGGAGCCGTAGACACTGCTATTGTCGGAAGACTGGAGTTTGTCTATTACCTTGGAGCCATCGCAGTGGGCAGCGTGATCTTTGATTTCATCTTTTGGGGGTTTGGCTTCCTGAGAATGGGTACTACCGGGCTGGTTGCACAGGAATACGGGGCAGATAATGAAAAACAGACCCGCTGGATCCTATTACGAGTATTGACCGTGGCGCTGGGAAGCAGTGTCGCAATTCTGTTGCTGCAGATCCCGCTTATTGAGTTATCCATGAAAATTATAGGTGCCAGTGCTGAAGTTGAGCAGTATACCCGCATTTACTATAACATTCGGATCTTTTCAGCCCCGGCAACTTTATGTCTGTTCGGTCTCAATGGTTGGTTTCTCGGGATGCAGAATGCCGCCTATCCTATGATCGTGACGATATTCTTAAATGGCACCAATATTCTTCTCAATCTGCTCTTTGTCCTGTATTTCGGAATGAATGTAGACGGAGTAGCCTATGGGACCTTAATAGCCAGTTATTTAAGTATGATCCTGGCGGTTAGTCTGTACCTATACAAATACGGCAGCGTGAAAGTTGATTTTGATCTTAAAGAGCTGCTGGATACGCACGAACTAAAAAGATTTTTTTCTGTTAACCGGGACATTCTGATACGCACACTATGTCTCATTTTTTCCTATGCTTTCTTTACAGCAAAATCCGCAGAGCTTGGAGATACGATCCTTGCCGCCAATACGATCCTCCTACAAATGTGGTACATCAGTTCGTATGGGACGGACGGTTTTGCCTATGCCGCTGAAAGCCTGGTGGGAAGGTTCGTTGGGGCAAAGGATGGAGTTAATCTGATCAAAGCTGTTAAGGGTACTATGGTCTGGGGGCTGAGTCTGGGACTGCTGGGCACAGTGACCTATTATTTCTTAGACCGGGAGATCATATACCTTTTCACAAATAAGCCGGAAGTTATAAATACGGCCTTGTCCATGATCATCTGGCTGATCATTGCACCGTTGATCAATGCGGTAAGTTTTATCTGGGATGGGGTTTTTATTGGCGCAACTGCCACAAAACCAATGAGAAACTCCATGCTTATTGCGACGATAATTGTATTCTTACCTGTGTATTTTATAGCGGAGCCATATGGAGGAATGCATGCACTCTGGATGGCTATGACAGGATTCATGGTGGCCAGGGGATTGATCCTGTCCTTATATGCTCCGAAGCACATTTTTAAATTAGCAGGAAAATGA
- a CDS encoding DUF350 domain-containing protein, with product MDIENRNKILTIVLGIVIIGLSYWLYDSIVTPYKVVEERKAMTEKVRNRMMSVKDALIQYDSRMDEFPPTEGGLDSLVQFLKTDSLMIVMGDSLFGRTFEVFNPDSLIYSPRPPYNKFQYTLNDTLRPPIYLLEDPDSDDSIGDLNRTTMKNAPNWN from the coding sequence ATGGATATTGAAAATCGTAATAAGATCCTGACCATAGTACTTGGAATAGTTATCATTGGGCTCTCATACTGGCTATATGACTCTATCGTAACTCCATATAAGGTAGTTGAAGAGCGAAAAGCTATGACTGAAAAGGTCCGTAACAGAATGATGTCTGTTAAAGATGCCCTGATACAATATGATTCCAGAATGGACGAGTTCCCTCCAACAGAAGGCGGACTGGACAGCCTCGTTCAATTCCTGAAGACAGATTCACTGATGATCGTAATGGGTGATTCATTATTCGGAAGAACTTTCGAGGTATTCAATCCTGATTCTCTGATTTACTCGCCAAGACCTCCGTATAACAAATTTCAGTACACTCTGAATGATACTCTTCGTCCACCGATCTATCTGCTTGAAGATCCGGATTCTGACGATTCTATTGGCGACCTGAACCGAACCACCATGAAAAATGCTCCTAACTGGAATTAA
- the rsmD gene encoding 16S rRNA (guanine(966)-N(2))-methyltransferase RsmD translates to MRIITGKLKGRRFNIPKGLDVRPTTDRAKESIFNLIEARKYIDGSMILDLFAGSGNLGIEAISRAAKFVTFVERDPANAKLIEKLLRDFDVEDQGRVVTADVQHFLKQPAIPQDFIFCDPPYDYPLVEELVEEILASDWLKQEGWFILEHDKYHDFREHPKCIFEKPYGRTIISIFVHDPDEHDR, encoded by the coding sequence ATGAGAATAATAACCGGAAAATTAAAAGGACGACGATTTAACATTCCCAAGGGGCTGGACGTACGCCCTACTACCGACAGAGCCAAGGAAAGTATTTTCAACCTTATTGAGGCAAGAAAATATATAGACGGTAGCATGATTCTGGATCTCTTTGCAGGGTCCGGTAACCTGGGTATAGAAGCTATATCAAGAGCTGCTAAATTTGTTACATTTGTTGAACGGGATCCGGCTAATGCAAAACTCATTGAAAAACTGCTCCGGGATTTTGATGTGGAAGATCAGGGCAGAGTGGTAACAGCAGATGTTCAGCACTTTCTCAAGCAACCTGCTATACCGCAAGACTTCATTTTCTGTGACCCGCCATATGATTATCCGCTCGTGGAAGAACTGGTGGAAGAGATACTGGCAAGTGACTGGCTAAAGCAGGAGGGCTGGTTTATTCTTGAACATGACAAGTACCATGATTTCCGCGAGCATCCAAAATGTATCTTTGAAAAGCCCTATGGCCGGACCATTATCAGCATTTTTGTACACGATCCGGATGAACATGACAGATAA
- the coaD gene encoding pantetheine-phosphate adenylyltransferase — protein sequence MKKTIALYPGSFDPITFGHLDILERASRLFDQVIVTVAVNNRKNAVFSGEERVELIRDCIKKESWAKDIQVDQFTGLLVDHAKMVNANTLIRGVRQISDFEYEFRMALTNKRLAPEVDTVFLMPDEHFTFISASIVKEVAHWGGDLSSFVPGIVAEALKEKMKDIE from the coding sequence ATGAAAAAGACGATCGCATTATATCCGGGCTCTTTTGACCCGATCACTTTTGGCCACCTGGACATTCTTGAAAGAGCCTCCAGGCTCTTTGACCAGGTGATCGTAACGGTTGCCGTTAATAACCGCAAGAATGCGGTATTCAGTGGTGAAGAAAGGGTTGAGTTGATCAGGGATTGCATTAAAAAAGAAAGCTGGGCAAAAGATATACAGGTTGACCAGTTTACGGGGTTGCTGGTGGATCATGCAAAAATGGTGAATGCCAATACCCTGATAAGAGGAGTGAGACAGATATCAGATTTTGAATATGAATTCAGGATGGCTCTGACCAATAAACGACTCGCCCCTGAAGTAGATACTGTATTTTTGATGCCGGATGAACACTTTACTTTTATTTCCGCTTCCATAGTAAAAGAAGTCGCTCATTGGGGGGGAGATCTCAGCTCATTTGTACCGGGAATTGTAGCCGAAGCTCTCAAAGAAAAAATGAAAGACATAGAATAA
- a CDS encoding pyridoxal phosphate-dependent aminotransferase: MISKRAQKLQPSATLKVTGKAKELARAGKSIVSLSAGEPDFNTPYHICKAAITAIEDGFHGYTMNTGTPELREAICAKLKRDNELEYDPSQIVCSNGAKQSVGFSILALIDPGDEVIIPAPYWVSYPEMVRLAEGEPVIVRTDFENEFKITPEQLRSAITERTKAIILCSPSNPTGTCYTKDELKALAEVLKEHPQVCIISDEIYEYITFGNKHVSILNAAPELKDRTILINGFSKGFAMTGWRLGYLAAPTEVASAVSKIQSQETSAPSSISQKAGEAAYTGNLDEVNSMRKEFEKRRDYVIGEIAGIEGVKCFTPGGAFYVFPDISYYIGRKKPNGDTIRSSTDLSLYLLEDHGLAVVPGDAFGEPNGLRMSYAASIQDLKEAMKRLNAGLKALN, from the coding sequence ATGATTTCAAAAAGAGCACAAAAGCTTCAGCCATCGGCCACACTTAAGGTCACAGGAAAAGCCAAGGAACTTGCCCGGGCAGGTAAGTCCATAGTATCCCTGAGTGCAGGAGAACCTGACTTTAATACTCCTTACCATATCTGTAAAGCCGCAATCACGGCCATTGAAGATGGTTTTCATGGATACACCATGAATACCGGTACACCGGAATTGCGTGAAGCCATTTGTGCAAAACTTAAAAGGGATAATGAACTGGAATACGATCCTTCCCAGATCGTTTGCTCGAACGGGGCTAAACAATCCGTAGGGTTTTCGATCCTCGCACTCATTGATCCCGGTGATGAAGTGATCATCCCGGCTCCTTATTGGGTATCTTACCCGGAAATGGTCCGGCTTGCCGAAGGAGAACCGGTAATTGTACGTACAGATTTTGAAAACGAATTCAAGATCACTCCGGAGCAGTTGAGATCAGCTATAACAGAACGTACCAAAGCGATCATTCTTTGCTCACCTTCGAACCCAACCGGGACCTGTTATACTAAAGATGAACTTAAAGCATTAGCAGAGGTATTAAAGGAGCATCCGCAGGTTTGCATCATTTCTGATGAGATCTACGAATATATCACCTTCGGAAATAAGCATGTCTCTATCCTGAATGCTGCTCCGGAACTCAAAGACCGAACCATACTCATTAACGGCTTTTCCAAAGGCTTTGCCATGACGGGCTGGAGACTTGGCTACCTGGCTGCTCCGACAGAGGTCGCATCAGCTGTTTCAAAGATACAATCTCAGGAAACATCTGCTCCTTCATCTATATCACAAAAGGCCGGGGAAGCTGCCTATACCGGTAATTTAGATGAAGTAAATTCTATGCGTAAGGAATTTGAGAAAAGAAGAGATTATGTAATTGGTGAAATTGCCGGAATTGAAGGGGTCAAGTGCTTCACGCCGGGCGGTGCCTTTTACGTATTTCCTGATATCAGCTACTATATCGGAAGAAAAAAGCCGAATGGGGATACCATTAGATCTTCTACCGACCTGAGTCTTTACCTGCTCGAAGACCATGGGCTGGCCGTAGTTCCGGGCGATGCCTTCGGTGAGCCGAACGGGCTCCGCATGAGTTATGCTGCTTCAATTCAGGATCTGAAAGAAGCTATGAAAAGACTCAATGCGGGTTTAAAAGCATTAAATTGA
- a CDS encoding SulP family inorganic anion transporter yields the protein MKKYLDLFGLTKEVDYKTEVLSGLTVSLALIPEAVAFAMIAGLSPLTGLYAAFMMGLVTSILGGRPGMISGATGAVAVILVVLAQTHGVEYIFATVILAGVIQLLAGVLKLGKLMRLVPHPVIFGFVNGLAIIIFMSQLDQFKSASGDWLSGEPMYILLGLVALTMFIIWGLPKLTKVVPASLVALVTVFGVVVFFGIETRTVGDIASIQGGFPPFHIPQIPVSWNTLMIILPYSAIMAGVGLIESLLTLNIIDEITETRGSGNQEAAAQGVANIFSGFFSGMGGCAMIGQSLINISSGARTRISGIVASVMLLVFIMFGSGLIERMPMAALTGLMIMVAIGTFEWASLRTFNRMPVSDIFVMVMVTLVTALLHNLALAVIIGVIIAALVFAWDNAKRIRARKSVDDQGIKHYEIYGPLFFGSVTVFNSKFDVLNDPDEIIIDFEESRVVDMSAIEALNKITERYQKVGKKVHLRHLSKDCRKLLQDADAIIDVNVMEDPTYKLVMDKV from the coding sequence ATGAAGAAGTATCTGGACCTGTTTGGTCTGACCAAAGAAGTTGATTACAAAACAGAAGTTTTATCCGGTTTAACCGTTTCTCTTGCTCTCATACCAGAAGCTGTGGCTTTTGCTATGATCGCAGGGTTATCTCCGCTTACCGGTTTATATGCTGCCTTTATGATGGGCTTAGTAACCTCTATTCTGGGAGGGCGTCCGGGAATGATATCGGGTGCTACAGGAGCGGTTGCAGTGATCCTGGTTGTGCTGGCACAGACTCATGGAGTTGAATATATTTTTGCGACAGTCATACTGGCCGGAGTCATACAGCTGCTGGCAGGGGTATTGAAACTGGGAAAGCTGATGCGCCTGGTCCCGCACCCGGTTATTTTCGGCTTTGTGAACGGGCTGGCGATCATCATCTTTATGTCGCAACTGGATCAGTTTAAAAGTGCTTCCGGAGACTGGCTCAGCGGTGAGCCGATGTACATATTATTAGGCCTGGTTGCACTCACTATGTTTATCATCTGGGGACTTCCAAAGCTGACCAAAGTAGTCCCGGCATCTTTAGTTGCTCTTGTGACCGTATTCGGAGTGGTAGTATTTTTTGGAATTGAGACTCGTACCGTAGGGGATATTGCTTCCATTCAGGGCGGTTTTCCTCCTTTTCATATTCCACAGATACCGGTGAGCTGGAATACACTCATGATCATACTGCCTTACTCTGCAATTATGGCGGGAGTTGGTCTGATTGAGAGCTTGCTAACACTCAACATTATTGATGAGATCACGGAAACCAGGGGCAGCGGAAATCAGGAAGCTGCCGCACAGGGTGTTGCGAATATCTTCTCGGGCTTTTTCTCGGGAATGGGTGGATGTGCTATGATCGGGCAGAGCCTGATCAATATCTCATCTGGTGCCAGAACCCGCATCTCAGGCATTGTTGCATCTGTCATGTTGCTGGTATTTATCATGTTTGGTTCAGGGCTGATCGAGAGGATGCCGATGGCGGCACTGACGGGGCTTATGATCATGGTGGCGATCGGAACTTTCGAATGGGCCAGCTTACGTACTTTCAACCGCATGCCGGTATCGGATATATTTGTAATGGTAATGGTGACTTTGGTCACGGCCCTGCTTCATAACCTGGCCCTGGCAGTTATTATTGGTGTGATCATAGCGGCCCTGGTATTTGCCTGGGATAATGCAAAAAGGATCCGTGCACGCAAGAGCGTTGACGATCAGGGAATCAAACATTACGAGATATACGGTCCCTTATTCTTCGGTTCCGTGACTGTATTCAATTCGAAGTTTGATGTGCTGAATGATCCTGATGAGATCATAATCGATTTTGAAGAGAGCAGGGTTGTTGATATGTCTGCTATTGAAGCACTGAATAAGATCACGGAAAGATACCAGAAAGTAGGGAAGAAGGTGCACTTAAGGCATCTGAGCAAAGACTGCCGGAAATTACTCCAGGATGCTGATGCGATCATTGATGTAAATGTAATGGAAGACCCGACCTATAAACTGGTCATGGATAAGGTATAG
- a CDS encoding FmdB family zinc ribbon protein, which produces MPTYEYKREDGSTFEIIQKMSDDPLKACPETGQPVKRIISGGGGVVYKGDGWYVTDYKNNGQPKSAEAAGGTSE; this is translated from the coding sequence ATGCCTACGTACGAATACAAAAGAGAAGACGGAAGTACTTTTGAGATCATTCAAAAAATGAGTGATGATCCGCTGAAAGCTTGTCCGGAAACCGGACAGCCTGTGAAGCGCATCATAAGCGGCGGTGGCGGTGTAGTTTATAAAGGCGATGGCTGGTATGTGACTGATTATAAAAATAATGGCCAGCCAAAGAGTGCTGAAGCAGCCGGAGGCACTTCAGAATAA